The Kangiella marina genome window below encodes:
- a CDS encoding MutH/Sau3AI family endonuclease, with translation MLKALQDRSWANSVVSHKLIHVLWMPNVASRELPIEQRQIATPFLWQPTFEQEQTLKKDFEDVLDQVSMGNVEQVDARLGEILQVRPKAANSKALTDAIGTDGSTIKTLRKSFYLRPQFAKQCLQQQFSYLSPT, from the coding sequence ATGCTCAAAGCTTTGCAGGATCGATCTTGGGCGAACTCTGTGGTTAGTCATAAGCTAATACACGTGCTTTGGATGCCCAACGTCGCTAGCCGTGAGCTCCCTATTGAACAACGACAAATTGCCACGCCCTTCCTGTGGCAACCCACTTTCGAGCAGGAGCAGACGTTAAAAAAGGACTTTGAGGATGTTCTTGATCAGGTCTCCATGGGGAATGTAGAGCAAGTCGATGCTCGGCTTGGTGAAATACTACAGGTAAGACCTAAAGCTGCAAACTCAAAAGCACTAACGGATGCGATTGGGACGGACGGTTCCACTATTAAAACGTTACGCAAATCTTTTTACTTACGTCCACAATTTGCCAAGCAGTGCTTACAACAACAGTTTAGTTACCTAAGTCCAACTTAG
- the lgt gene encoding prolipoprotein diacylglyceryl transferase has product MDFPKIDPVMFEIGPIALHWYGFMYLLGFLAAWGLGTYRAKQPNSGWTAEQVSDFLFFGFIGVIIGGRIGYVLFYGLEFWAQDALYLFKIWEGGMSFHGGLLGVALAGWYFARKNQKSFFEVTDFVVPLVPLGLMFGRIGNFINGELWGRAASSDFFLAIRFPQDPDGILRHPSQLYQAIFEGLILFLVVWFYSAKPRPRKAVSGLFLIGYGVFRFGVEFFREPDAHLGKVISWLTMGQVLCVPMIVIGVYLLVKAYQKP; this is encoded by the coding sequence ATGGATTTCCCGAAAATTGACCCCGTCATGTTTGAGATAGGACCGATAGCACTGCATTGGTACGGCTTTATGTATTTGCTCGGCTTCTTAGCTGCGTGGGGCTTAGGCACCTATCGTGCAAAACAGCCAAATTCAGGTTGGACGGCAGAGCAAGTGTCAGACTTTTTGTTCTTCGGTTTCATTGGCGTCATCATCGGTGGCCGTATTGGGTATGTGCTATTTTATGGATTGGAGTTTTGGGCTCAGGACGCGCTCTACCTATTCAAGATATGGGAAGGTGGTATGTCATTCCACGGTGGTTTGCTGGGGGTGGCTTTGGCGGGTTGGTATTTTGCTCGAAAGAACCAGAAAAGTTTCTTTGAAGTAACTGACTTTGTGGTGCCGTTAGTGCCTTTGGGCTTGATGTTTGGCCGAATAGGGAACTTTATCAATGGAGAGCTGTGGGGCAGAGCCGCAAGTTCGGACTTTTTCTTAGCCATACGTTTCCCACAAGACCCCGACGGTATTTTGCGCCATCCTTCGCAGCTCTATCAGGCGATATTTGAAGGATTGATACTGTTTCTCGTCGTGTGGTTTTATTCAGCAAAGCCTAGACCGAGAAAAGCGGTATCAGGCTTGTTCTTGATTGGTTATGGTGTCTTTAGGTTCGGCGTTGAGTTTTTCCGCGAGCCAGATGCCCATTTAGGTAAAGTGATATCGTGGTTAACCATGGGGCAGGTGCTGTGTGTACCGATGATCGTTATCGGTGTATATTTGTTGGTAAAGGCATATCAGAAGCCTTAA
- a CDS encoding tetratricopeptide repeat protein, with the protein MNVKKLISGIALCLLTKSLVGADYYNDLKAIESQRIKDLSGTKQSLQEISKYKSEFSDSEKHLYWLLMAHSATMESDFAEAERLLLKIINSDADIDYKGRAHSIFAAVSQLQGKYVRSYMHFDKALGLIPKMQDEEYKANVLQNAVSFYNDSGMVDYAMDYARRLLQLSIKTKDLAKQCQSHYEMAFIEISAEEYALAGNRLNQAYEVCRKANEGLFILHLPNLEADIAMSRKEFTKAKRLLEKSYIDVKKYGWPVLTSLTEIRLANLYFETGRYDKAEKFASKAFSVSEDAGDVKRMRNATQILAKTHSKLKNKDKAIEYYQLYMELEKKINTASRQRKLAYDQARQELRAEALAKLESQ; encoded by the coding sequence ATGAATGTTAAAAAACTTATATCTGGTATTGCTTTATGTCTGTTGACCAAAAGCTTGGTTGGGGCCGATTATTATAATGATCTCAAAGCAATTGAGAGTCAGAGAATTAAAGACTTGTCAGGTACAAAGCAGTCCTTACAGGAAATATCTAAATACAAGTCTGAGTTTTCGGATAGTGAGAAGCATTTATATTGGCTGCTGATGGCTCACTCTGCCACCATGGAGAGTGATTTCGCTGAAGCAGAGAGGTTACTGTTGAAAATCATTAACAGCGATGCTGATATTGACTATAAAGGTCGGGCACATTCGATTTTTGCTGCGGTTTCTCAGCTCCAAGGAAAGTACGTACGCTCCTATATGCACTTTGATAAAGCTTTAGGCTTGATACCGAAGATGCAGGACGAAGAATATAAAGCCAATGTGTTGCAGAATGCCGTAAGTTTTTATAATGACTCCGGAATGGTCGATTATGCGATGGATTATGCAAGAAGATTATTACAGCTTTCAATAAAAACAAAGGACTTGGCCAAGCAATGTCAGTCACATTACGAGATGGCATTCATCGAGATCTCTGCGGAAGAATATGCATTAGCGGGTAACCGTCTAAATCAAGCTTATGAGGTTTGCCGAAAAGCTAATGAAGGACTATTCATACTACATTTGCCAAATCTTGAAGCTGATATTGCGATGAGTAGGAAGGAATTTACTAAAGCAAAAAGGTTGTTAGAAAAGAGCTACATCGATGTTAAGAAGTATGGTTGGCCCGTTTTAACGTCGCTTACCGAAATCCGTCTGGCAAACTTATATTTTGAAACGGGTCGCTATGACAAAGCGGAAAAGTTCGCGAGTAAAGCATTCTCAGTGTCAGAAGACGCAGGAGATGTTAAGCGTATGAGAAATGCTACCCAAATATTAGCGAAGACTCACTCTAAGCTAAAGAATAAAGATAAAGCAATTGAATACTATCAGCTGTATATGGAGTTGGAGAAAAAGATCAATACAGCAAGTCGTCAGAGAAAACTGGCCTACGATCAAGCTCGACAGGAATTACGAGCTGAAGCATTAGCTAAACTTGAGTCTCAGTAA
- a CDS encoding gamma-glutamylcyclotransferase family protein, whose translation MYYFAYGSNMSVSRLRARVPSAQPMGCYMLDGYDLRFHKLSGDGSGKCDAYFTSNDGDRVYGALYKIDPQEKPVLDEAEAGYEEKVVTVVSSNDGSPTEATIYIAIGKESGIQPYSWYLNHVLVGAKETLLPKDYILRKIERIQPIEDENKDRSAKEWAIHD comes from the coding sequence ATGTATTATTTTGCGTACGGTTCAAACATGTCAGTTTCTCGCCTAAGAGCGCGAGTTCCCAGTGCTCAGCCTATGGGCTGCTATATGCTTGATGGGTATGATCTGAGGTTCCATAAATTAAGTGGTGACGGCTCAGGAAAGTGTGACGCTTACTTTACTTCAAACGATGGTGATAGAGTTTATGGTGCCTTGTATAAAATTGACCCGCAGGAAAAACCTGTTTTGGATGAAGCTGAAGCGGGGTACGAAGAGAAGGTGGTGACCGTTGTATCAAGTAACGATGGTTCACCAACGGAAGCGACAATCTATATAGCCATTGGTAAAGAAAGTGGCATACAGCCGTATTCATGGTATTTGAATCATGTGCTAGTGGGAGCCAAGGAAACGCTGTTACCTAAAGACTACATTCTAAGAAAGATTGAGAGAATCCAACCTATTGAGGACGAGAACAAAGACCGGAGCGCGAAAGAGTGGGCAATCCATGATTAA
- the mutH gene encoding DNA mismatch repair endonuclease MutH, which produces MQYDNPQALLDHAQSFAGSTLGELCERYKEQVPQQLLHKKGWVGQFIEMILGATSGSLAQPDFPDIGVELKTLPIDEQGRPLESTYVSVVPLIDIQGLCWENSVVRHKLMHVLWVPIVASREIPIEKRQIAMPFLWQPSVEQEQTLKQDFEDILDHVSMGGIEQVDARLGEILQVRPKAANSKALTDAIGPDGSTIKTLPRGFYLRPQFTKHCLQQYFTETQV; this is translated from the coding sequence ATGCAATACGATAACCCGCAAGCCCTACTAGACCACGCCCAGAGCTTCGCAGGCTCTACCTTAGGCGAGCTTTGTGAGCGCTATAAAGAACAGGTTCCTCAGCAGTTATTGCATAAAAAAGGCTGGGTCGGCCAATTCATTGAAATGATTCTCGGAGCAACGTCCGGCTCGCTGGCGCAACCAGACTTTCCTGACATTGGTGTTGAACTTAAAACGTTGCCGATTGATGAACAAGGACGCCCGCTTGAATCAACCTACGTCAGCGTCGTTCCTTTGATTGATATCCAAGGCTTATGCTGGGAGAACTCTGTCGTCCGACACAAGCTCATGCACGTTCTTTGGGTGCCCATCGTCGCCAGTCGGGAAATTCCTATTGAGAAACGACAAATTGCAATGCCCTTCCTATGGCAGCCAAGCGTTGAACAAGAGCAGACATTAAAACAAGACTTCGAGGATATCCTTGATCATGTCTCAATGGGGGGTATTGAACAAGTGGATGCTCGGCTTGGCGAGATATTACAAGTAAGACCAAAAGCCGCAAACTCGAAAGCATTGACTGATGCCATAGGGCCAGATGGCTCAACCATTAAAACATTGCCCCGAGGTTTTTACTTACGCCCACAGTTTACCAAGCATTGTTTACAGCAGTACTTTACTGAGACTCAAGTTTAG
- a CDS encoding tetratricopeptide repeat protein, with protein sequence MIKLLNVFVVYSLVVSSVFANETTTFIELKKIEESLTNNVSESAQKLESLSKNKNEFNSEEIYFFNLLKAHILLLQNKPDQSLELLGHLDKLETSSAGREGIKHLLTASINHYKGHSVEAFVSLDKSLDLLDKIKKQEYKSRILINAVGLYKDADLIDFSLDYGRRALVLANQLKDPSKICDATYELASIELLTKKYQMAENRLLSAKSYCEKAQHKILLLGVSYSILELRIETGKLDKAREIANELHPKMIDYGWDVLISASHSMLARLELSEANFKKAEEHAKKAYKIAKKTNDRKRMEVASRLLAQIYTELENDKEAIKFYKEYMELNDANKTRIRQRKMAFDMARRGKLE encoded by the coding sequence TTGATCAAGCTACTTAATGTTTTTGTTGTTTATAGTCTAGTAGTAAGTTCAGTATTTGCAAATGAAACTACTACTTTCATTGAACTTAAGAAAATCGAAGAAAGCTTAACCAACAATGTATCAGAATCTGCTCAAAAGTTAGAGTCTTTATCTAAAAATAAAAATGAATTTAATAGCGAAGAGATCTATTTCTTTAATTTGTTAAAAGCTCATATCCTTCTTTTGCAAAACAAACCAGATCAAAGTTTAGAGCTATTAGGCCATCTGGATAAGCTGGAAACTAGCAGTGCAGGAAGAGAAGGAATTAAGCATCTTCTAACTGCATCAATAAATCATTATAAAGGGCATAGTGTAGAGGCCTTTGTTTCGCTAGATAAATCGTTAGACCTACTAGATAAAATAAAAAAACAAGAATACAAATCAAGAATCTTAATTAATGCGGTGGGGCTCTATAAAGATGCTGATTTAATTGATTTTTCTTTAGATTATGGGCGTAGAGCTCTAGTTTTAGCAAATCAATTGAAGGACCCTTCTAAAATTTGTGATGCCACTTATGAGTTGGCTTCAATTGAACTGCTGACAAAAAAATATCAAATGGCAGAGAATAGATTGTTAAGCGCCAAGTCGTACTGTGAGAAAGCGCAACATAAAATTTTACTTTTGGGTGTAAGTTACTCAATATTAGAGTTACGAATTGAAACAGGAAAATTAGATAAAGCAAGAGAAATAGCAAACGAGCTACATCCTAAAATGATAGATTATGGGTGGGATGTACTTATTTCAGCATCACACTCAATGCTAGCAAGATTAGAACTAAGTGAAGCAAACTTTAAAAAAGCAGAAGAGCATGCAAAAAAAGCTTATAAGATTGCTAAAAAGACAAATGATAGAAAACGAATGGAAGTTGCAAGTCGTTTATTAGCACAAATATATACAGAATTAGAAAATGATAAAGAAGCTATAAAGTTCTATAAGGAGTATATGGAGTTGAACGATGCGAACAAGACTAGGATAAGACAAAGAAAGATGGCTTTTGATATGGCCAGGCGCGGAAAGTTAGAGTAG
- a CDS encoding class I SAM-dependent methyltransferase: MTNLRLCYQTVEFGQIDIHLCTLRDNQEFYDPEGIAENLGISSASWPIFGTIWPSSLVLAHYMLDYDTDSKRILEVGCGMALSSLLLNKQSADITATDYHPETHKFLQRNTLLNGDKDIAYEQVNWVDNNDHLGLFDVIIGSDLLYEDSHIELLANFIEAHAKPHCDVIIVDPGRGRKTKLSTRFMEFGFTSSHLKPSHTDYLPTEFKGYILKFER, translated from the coding sequence ATGACAAACCTCCGCCTGTGTTATCAGACAGTTGAATTTGGACAAATAGATATACACCTCTGCACTTTGCGCGACAATCAAGAATTTTATGATCCAGAAGGCATTGCAGAAAATCTCGGTATCTCGTCAGCATCCTGGCCTATTTTCGGTACGATCTGGCCGTCCAGTTTAGTACTTGCTCACTATATGTTGGATTATGACACTGACTCTAAACGAATCTTGGAAGTCGGCTGCGGCATGGCACTATCAAGTTTACTGTTGAATAAGCAATCCGCTGACATTACGGCAACTGACTACCATCCAGAAACGCATAAGTTCTTACAGAGAAATACCTTGCTAAATGGCGATAAAGATATCGCCTACGAACAAGTAAACTGGGTTGATAACAATGATCATCTAGGCCTTTTTGATGTCATCATTGGTAGCGACCTGCTGTATGAAGATAGTCACATTGAACTCTTGGCGAATTTTATAGAGGCACACGCCAAGCCTCACTGTGACGTCATTATTGTTGACCCTGGTCGCGGTAGGAAAACTAAGCTCAGCACGCGATTTATGGAGTTTGGGTTCACTTCGTCCCACCTAAAACCCAGCCATACCGATTATCTGCCAACAGAATTTAAGGGATATATCCTCAAATTTGAACGCTAA
- a CDS encoding sulfite exporter TauE/SafE family protein: MDIQFLWLLAFVALGLFNGVLAGLLGIGGGMVIVPSMIWLAPQLGVPAEHVMHVALGTSMATICFIALSSARSHYRRGSVSVPLLKVLIPGIAIGGLLGAILAKYMNTAWLAWTFSIFAILVGIKLLSGVNPEAKGEKTQGKQRLPAGVVMGAVSSLVGIGGGSVVVPYLLYHKEKLVVAIGTAAACGLPLAIMAAAGYIITGWGTDSLPVNHIGYVYWPAMIAIAIGSMLTAPFGAYLAHRLPTKVIKRIFAVLLIVVAIKIIIDHL; encoded by the coding sequence TTGGACATACAGTTTTTGTGGCTGCTGGCGTTTGTAGCATTGGGTCTATTTAATGGTGTTTTAGCCGGACTTTTGGGGATTGGTGGAGGCATGGTGATAGTGCCTTCGATGATTTGGTTGGCGCCGCAGCTTGGGGTGCCTGCTGAACACGTGATGCATGTCGCTCTGGGCACTTCAATGGCGACAATTTGCTTTATCGCACTGTCTTCAGCACGCTCACACTACAGACGAGGATCGGTCAGTGTTCCTTTGCTAAAGGTGTTAATTCCGGGAATCGCCATTGGAGGTTTGCTGGGGGCCATTCTTGCTAAGTACATGAATACGGCTTGGCTGGCTTGGACTTTTAGTATTTTTGCCATCCTTGTTGGAATAAAACTGTTATCAGGCGTTAACCCTGAGGCAAAAGGCGAGAAAACCCAAGGCAAACAGCGATTACCCGCAGGAGTGGTGATGGGGGCTGTTTCGTCGCTAGTGGGTATTGGCGGTGGTAGTGTGGTCGTCCCTTATTTGTTGTATCATAAAGAAAAATTAGTGGTTGCCATTGGTACCGCAGCGGCATGTGGCTTACCGTTAGCGATTATGGCGGCGGCAGGCTATATCATAACGGGCTGGGGTACGGATTCACTGCCGGTAAACCATATCGGCTATGTCTACTGGCCTGCGATGATTGCCATTGCGATCGGTTCAATGCTGACGGCACCGTTTGGGGCTTATTTGGCTCATCGATTACCGACCAAAGTGATTAAACGTATATTCGCGGTATTACTGATCGTTGTGGCTATAAAAATCATTATCGACCACCTGTAA
- a CDS encoding DUF938 domain-containing protein: MIIDIIIQNTDTMRRFSEACERNQGPILDAIKPYLTHSNDVLEVGSGTGQHAVWFAGAMPHLTWHTSDLRENHGSIIAWLEASDLPNIRSPRSLNVGQKVWPVNQVDAIFTANTCHIMSWDRVKDLFHGANRVLKPGGYLLIYGPFNVNGDYTSESNKDFDQFLKEQDPDSGIRDYDDMNRAARHNGLQLVERHDMPANNMLLAYQKNSSF, encoded by the coding sequence ATGATTATTGATATCATCATACAAAACACAGACACTATGCGCCGATTTAGCGAAGCCTGCGAACGCAATCAAGGCCCCATCCTTGATGCTATAAAACCCTATTTAACCCACAGTAACGATGTGCTCGAAGTGGGCTCAGGCACCGGTCAGCATGCAGTCTGGTTTGCTGGCGCCATGCCTCATCTAACGTGGCATACCAGCGACTTACGCGAGAATCATGGTTCCATAATTGCATGGCTAGAAGCGAGTGATTTACCCAACATTCGCAGCCCAAGAAGCCTCAATGTTGGCCAGAAAGTTTGGCCAGTCAATCAAGTTGATGCCATTTTCACTGCCAATACCTGCCACATCATGTCTTGGGATCGCGTGAAAGACCTATTCCACGGCGCTAACCGTGTCCTGAAGCCAGGAGGTTACCTGCTAATTTATGGCCCCTTTAACGTCAATGGCGATTACACCTCTGAATCTAACAAAGACTTTGACCAGTTTCTTAAGGAGCAGGATCCGGATAGCGGTATTAGAGATTATGACGACATGAATCGTGCCGCTAGGCATAACGGGCTACAGCTCGTAGAACGCCACGACATGCCCGCCAATAATATGCTGCTGGCTTATCAGAAGAATTCTTCGTTCTAA
- a CDS encoding tetratricopeptide repeat protein, with translation MNVKKLISGIALYLLTKGLIGAGYYNDLKAIESQRIKDLSGTKQSLQEISKYKSEFSDSEKHLYWLLMAHSATMESDFAEAERLLLKIINSDADIDYKGRAHSVFAAVLQLQGEYVRSYLHLDKALRHVPRMDNEEYKANILQNAVSFYNDSGMFDYAMDHARRLLKLGVQRKDLSNQCQAHFEMMFIELSANKYELAEDRLTKTDNICNKANETLFLLHLPNVRADLAIQKGDTSRARKLLEENYTEVKKYGWKILSASTEIKLANLYSKIDEFKEAEKLALKALKASEEIGDIKRAKGATEILANIYSELGEKDKAIKYFLMYMELEKRLSASSRQRKLSYDQARQWLRVEQ, from the coding sequence ATGAATGTTAAAAAACTTATATCTGGTATTGCTTTATATCTGTTGACCAAAGGCTTGATTGGTGCAGGTTATTATAATGATCTCAAAGCAATTGAGAGTCAGAGAATTAAAGACTTGTCAGGTACAAAGCAGTCCTTACAGGAAATATCTAAATACAAGTCTGAGTTTTCGGATAGTGAGAAGCATTTATATTGGCTGCTGATGGCTCACTCTGCCACCATGGAGAGTGATTTCGCTGAAGCAGAGAGGTTACTGCTGAAAATCATTAACAGTGATGCTGATATTGACTATAAAGGCCGGGCTCATTCGGTTTTTGCTGCGGTATTACAGCTTCAAGGGGAGTACGTAAGATCTTATCTGCATTTAGACAAAGCATTAAGACATGTCCCAAGAATGGACAATGAAGAGTATAAGGCGAATATTCTGCAAAATGCTGTAAGTTTTTATAATGACTCAGGCATGTTTGATTATGCGATGGATCATGCAAGACGATTACTGAAGCTTGGAGTCCAAAGAAAAGATTTATCGAATCAGTGCCAAGCCCACTTTGAGATGATGTTTATCGAGTTATCAGCAAATAAATATGAATTAGCAGAAGATAGATTAACTAAAACAGATAATATATGTAACAAAGCGAATGAAACGTTATTTTTATTGCACTTGCCAAATGTAAGGGCTGATTTAGCAATACAGAAAGGCGATACCTCAAGAGCAAGAAAGTTATTAGAAGAAAATTATACTGAAGTCAAAAAGTATGGTTGGAAGATTCTCAGTGCAAGCACTGAAATTAAGTTAGCTAACTTGTACTCTAAAATAGATGAGTTTAAAGAGGCAGAAAAGCTAGCTTTAAAAGCATTGAAAGCTTCAGAGGAGATAGGCGACATCAAGCGTGCCAAAGGTGCTACTGAAATCTTGGCAAATATATATTCTGAACTCGGCGAAAAAGATAAGGCTATCAAATACTTTCTAATGTACATGGAGCTTGAGAAAAGATTAAGCGCTTCAAGCCGTCAAAGAAAGTTATCCTATGACCAGGCGAGACAGTGGCTTAGAGTAGAGCAGTAA
- the folA gene encoding type 3 dihydrofolate reductase, whose protein sequence is MPQHKKPIISLIVAMANDRVIGKDNQMPWHLPADLKHFKAVTLGKPVIMGRKTHESIGMVLPGRKNIIISRNPDYRSDFHNEHCEVVTSLEAALEVAQDEDEIMIIGGANIYGQMIDQADKLYLTFIDLDTNGDARFPDWTHHHWKEISREKHQPDEKNQYHYQFIELHRTMD, encoded by the coding sequence ATGCCTCAACATAAGAAACCGATAATTAGTTTAATCGTCGCCATGGCAAACGATCGGGTTATCGGAAAAGATAACCAAATGCCGTGGCACTTACCTGCTGACTTAAAACATTTCAAAGCCGTGACCTTAGGCAAGCCCGTGATCATGGGGCGTAAAACCCATGAGTCTATCGGCATGGTATTACCGGGACGAAAAAATATTATTATTAGTCGCAACCCCGATTATCGTTCGGATTTTCATAACGAGCACTGCGAAGTGGTGACAAGCTTAGAAGCTGCGCTAGAAGTGGCACAAGATGAAGACGAAATCATGATTATCGGCGGCGCTAATATCTACGGTCAAATGATTGACCAAGCGGACAAACTCTACCTGACGTTTATTGATCTCGATACAAACGGCGATGCACGTTTCCCCGACTGGACCCATCATCACTGGAAAGAAATCTCGCGAGAGAAACACCAGCCAGATGAAAAGAATCAATATCACTATCAGTTTATCGAATTACATAGAACAATGGATTAG
- a CDS encoding thymidylate synthase yields the protein MKEYLDMMRHVLDNGEDKGDRTGTGTRSVFGYQMRFDLQEGFPLVTTKKLHLRSIIYELLWFLNGDTNIKYLQDNGVKIWDEWADENGDLGPVYGEQWRSWKKPDGTTIDQITNVLEQIKNNPNSRRLMVVAYNPGVADEMALPPCHSLFQFYVANGKLSCQLYQRSADIFLGVPFNIASYALLTHMMAEQAGLEVGEFIWTGGDTHLYSNHFEQAKEQLSREPLPLPKLNIKRKPDSLFDYEFEDFEIVGYESHPHIKAPVAV from the coding sequence ATGAAAGAATATTTAGATATGATGCGCCATGTTTTAGACAATGGCGAAGATAAAGGTGATAGAACGGGGACTGGAACACGCAGTGTTTTTGGCTACCAGATGCGTTTTGACTTACAAGAAGGCTTTCCTCTTGTCACCACGAAGAAATTACACCTGCGTTCGATTATTTACGAGCTATTGTGGTTCTTGAATGGCGATACTAATATCAAATACTTACAAGATAATGGCGTGAAAATTTGGGACGAGTGGGCTGATGAGAATGGTGACTTGGGCCCAGTTTATGGTGAACAGTGGCGCTCTTGGAAAAAGCCTGACGGCACCACGATTGATCAAATCACTAATGTTCTTGAACAAATAAAAAATAATCCCAACAGCCGTCGCTTGATGGTAGTGGCTTATAATCCTGGAGTCGCCGATGAAATGGCGTTACCGCCTTGTCACTCGTTATTCCAGTTCTACGTCGCTAACGGAAAGTTATCGTGCCAGTTGTACCAGCGCAGCGCCGATATTTTTCTAGGAGTGCCGTTTAATATCGCCTCTTATGCGCTATTGACGCACATGATGGCGGAGCAGGCGGGTTTAGAGGTCGGCGAGTTTATCTGGACCGGCGGTGATACGCACCTTTACAGCAATCATTTCGAGCAAGCCAAAGAGCAACTGTCTCGTGAACCATTACCTTTGCCTAAGCTGAACATTAAGCGTAAGCCGGATTCGTTATTCGATTATGAGTTTGAAGACTTTGAAATCGTGGGTTATGAAAGTCATCCGCACATTAAAGCGCCTGTGGCCGTTTAA
- a CDS encoding SAM-dependent methyltransferase, with product MTKGTYIAVSTGILLAGHLSVRTKKIIEDADVVFSLMPHPIAESWLETVSKEHISLQPYYGEGKYRKETYEEMIEAILAEVRKGRSVCGAFYGHAGVFSWVPHESIKRAKNEGYFAYMEPGISAEACLYSDLLIDPGSCGVQSYEATQFLYYGHKPNKYSYLLLWQIALAGDTTAKTFKTDPEKVKHLTEHLKQWYDSEHEVILYEAAFLPIDKVRSEKVALKDVHKVELKLHTTLVIPPVDAISFDRELAEELAQKSSK from the coding sequence ATGACTAAAGGAACCTATATAGCTGTTAGCACAGGAATACTACTAGCAGGCCACCTTTCTGTAAGAACGAAAAAAATAATAGAGGATGCAGATGTTGTGTTTTCATTAATGCCTCATCCAATAGCTGAGAGCTGGCTTGAAACTGTTAGTAAGGAGCATATAAGTTTGCAACCTTATTATGGTGAAGGAAAATACAGAAAAGAAACATATGAAGAAATGATAGAAGCGATACTTGCAGAAGTACGGAAAGGAAGAAGCGTTTGTGGAGCCTTTTATGGGCATGCAGGGGTATTTTCTTGGGTACCACATGAATCCATAAAAAGAGCAAAAAATGAAGGTTATTTTGCGTATATGGAGCCTGGGATTTCAGCAGAGGCATGTTTGTACTCAGATCTACTCATTGACCCTGGCTCGTGTGGTGTGCAAAGTTATGAAGCTACGCAGTTTCTTTATTATGGTCATAAGCCTAATAAATACAGTTACTTACTATTATGGCAGATTGCATTAGCAGGAGATACCACAGCTAAGACCTTTAAGACAGATCCAGAGAAAGTAAAGCATCTGACTGAGCATTTAAAACAATGGTATGATAGTGAGCATGAAGTAATATTATATGAAGCTGCTTTTCTCCCTATAGATAAAGTCAGGAGTGAGAAAGTAGCTTTGAAAGATGTTCATAAAGTAGAGCTGAAGTTGCATACCACGCTTGTCATACCGCCTGTAGATGCAATAAGTTTTGATAGAGAATTAGCTGAGGAGTTGGCTCAGAAAAGTTCGAAGTAA
- a CDS encoding glutathione S-transferase family protein, which translates to MKEIILTTFDWVPEVPRGYVRDIRASWAMEEAGLAYRIEGVPFKNRNKEHLENQPFGQVPWLKDGEFTIFESGAMLLHIAERSENLIPNEPIGRSQVIQWLFAALNSIEMASVPWSLFKFSNDNEETPGRENLNNFLESRLQRMESVLAEREWLVNDFSIADIAMSDVLRLVDRFGELSDYPACKDYVERATARPAFKKAYADQLAHFAMADRFNQ; encoded by the coding sequence ATGAAGGAGATTATTTTAACAACTTTTGATTGGGTGCCGGAGGTTCCCCGTGGGTACGTTCGTGATATCCGTGCTAGTTGGGCGATGGAAGAAGCTGGCTTAGCATATCGTATAGAGGGAGTGCCTTTTAAAAATAGAAATAAAGAGCATCTTGAGAATCAGCCTTTTGGGCAAGTACCATGGTTGAAGGATGGAGAGTTCACGATTTTTGAAAGCGGGGCTATGCTCCTTCATATTGCTGAACGTAGCGAGAACTTAATACCAAACGAACCAATAGGCCGTAGCCAAGTTATTCAGTGGTTATTTGCAGCACTTAACTCAATAGAGATGGCTAGCGTGCCTTGGTCGTTGTTTAAATTTAGTAACGATAATGAAGAAACGCCAGGTCGTGAAAATTTGAATAATTTTTTAGAGTCGCGATTACAACGCATGGAGTCAGTATTGGCTGAGCGTGAATGGCTGGTAAATGATTTCTCCATTGCTGATATTGCTATGTCAGATGTATTGCGTTTAGTGGACCGTTTTGGTGAGTTAAGTGATTATCCAGCCTGTAAGGATTATGTTGAGAGGGCTACTGCCCGTCCTGCTTTTAAAAAAGCATATGCAGATCAGTTAGCGCACTTTGCAATGGCAGACAGATTCAATCAATAA